The following proteins are co-located in the Bacillus pumilus genome:
- a CDS encoding YueI family protein, with protein sequence MKEESVDFYLQQGIFGHAETKPDERRMFLGSLRERALLALTKGQVLRNKPYQEVEQVLKANRQATVLLNGELSYASYSQYIKMANAAGCSFKVVNHHEAHSPFGLVIEVPSAINQEHIYIEDELFQNAFSRESVE encoded by the coding sequence ATGAAAGAAGAATCCGTAGACTTTTATTTGCAGCAAGGGATATTTGGACATGCTGAAACAAAACCCGATGAACGAAGAATGTTTCTCGGTTCATTAAGGGAACGAGCGCTTCTCGCCCTGACAAAGGGACAGGTATTAAGAAATAAACCGTATCAAGAGGTAGAACAAGTATTAAAGGCCAATCGACAAGCCACTGTTCTTTTAAATGGTGAATTGTCTTATGCTTCTTATTCTCAATATATCAAAATGGCAAATGCCGCTGGATGCTCTTTTAAAGTGGTGAATCATCACGAAGCACACTCGCCTTTTGGCCTTGTCATAGAGGTGCCAAGTGCGATCAATCAAGAGCACATCTATATAGAAGATGAGCTGTTTCAAAACGCTTTTTCTCGTGAATCTGTTGAATAG
- a CDS encoding YueH family protein — protein MKIRKAHITSGQLKTYNVYLHENKKEYKTLVAVPDIEWSISIAYEDEKAQLEQSLEQSLMERVETDEARELALKIVHWVTEM, from the coding sequence ATGAAAATAAGAAAAGCGCACATCACAAGCGGGCAATTAAAGACCTACAATGTATATTTACATGAAAATAAAAAAGAATATAAAACACTTGTCGCCGTACCTGATATTGAATGGAGTATTTCCATTGCGTATGAGGACGAAAAAGCGCAGCTTGAACAATCACTTGAACAATCCTTAATGGAAAGAGTAGAAACAGACGAAGCCCGTGAGCTCGCACTAAAGATTGTGCACTGGGTCACAGAAATGTAA
- a CDS encoding spore germination protein: MPAIVGPIHIDRVSGNGAAHFGDIFAISPKSVDHSAGGSGTYNAGDFAQFYNSPNVTFVWDSDLISQQKSFNA, from the coding sequence ATGCCAGCAATTGTTGGACCAATTCATATTGATCGTGTGAGTGGAAACGGAGCAGCACATTTCGGTGATATTTTTGCCATTTCTCCAAAAAGTGTCGATCACTCCGCCGGAGGCTCAGGGACTTATAATGCGGGGGACTTTGCTCAATTCTACAACAGTCCAAACGTCACATTTGTCTGGGATTCAGACCTGATTAGTCAGCAAAAAAGCTTTAATGCGTAG
- a CDS encoding spore germination protein — translation MPAIVGPIHIESLGGNGAATFGDVLAIAPLAVDHSTGGAGAFNSGDYMSLTSDPNATMLWDFTLFGQPQSFNA, via the coding sequence TTGCCTGCAATCGTTGGACCTATTCATATCGAGTCGTTAGGAGGAAACGGTGCGGCTACTTTCGGTGATGTTCTGGCCATTGCACCTTTGGCCGTAGACCACTCTACTGGCGGGGCGGGAGCCTTTAATTCAGGCGATTATATGTCCCTCACAAGTGATCCAAATGCCACCATGCTGTGGGACTTTACACTGTTTGGCCAGCCTCAATCATTTAATGCATAG
- a CDS encoding AI-2E family transporter — translation MLKSKVHFWTFQILLVLLIVYVSTKVSFLFQPIILFASTLFVPILLAGILFFIFNPIVRFLSKKIPRTLAILIIYLLFIGLITFIVNAVGPVIVMQLGGLVKSFPGYVTDMQKFINNFSHSKTFTWMMNQDYVSVSKFEQTIVSTLKDLPENIASSMSAVFGVIANIALAVITVPFILFYMLKDGHKFPDKLVQFLPMPYRKEGLKIFKELNDTLAAYIQGQIVVCLFVGVACFIGYLLIGVKYALILGIIIAITNVIPYLGPYLGAAPAVLIAFLDSPGKAVVTVIVILVVQQIDGNVISPLIIGKRLNTHPLTIILLLIGAGSFGGILGMIFAVPVYALLKAITLNIVRLVQLRQRSRKEQHLNV, via the coding sequence TTGTTAAAATCTAAAGTTCATTTTTGGACATTCCAAATACTACTTGTTTTACTCATTGTATATGTATCAACAAAGGTTTCGTTTTTATTTCAGCCGATTATTTTATTTGCATCCACCTTGTTTGTGCCCATCTTGCTGGCAGGCATTCTCTTTTTCATTTTTAATCCAATTGTGCGGTTCTTGTCCAAGAAGATTCCTAGGACACTCGCCATCCTGATCATTTATCTCCTGTTCATTGGACTCATCACATTCATTGTCAATGCTGTCGGACCAGTCATTGTTATGCAGTTGGGCGGACTTGTCAAAAGCTTCCCTGGATATGTGACGGATATGCAGAAATTTATCAACAACTTCTCGCATTCTAAAACATTTACTTGGATGATGAACCAAGATTATGTGTCTGTCTCAAAGTTTGAACAGACGATCGTTTCGACATTAAAAGATTTACCGGAAAATATTGCTTCAAGCATGTCTGCAGTGTTTGGCGTCATTGCAAATATTGCCCTTGCCGTGATCACGGTTCCGTTTATTTTATTTTACATGCTGAAAGACGGGCATAAGTTTCCGGACAAGCTCGTTCAATTCTTGCCAATGCCTTACCGCAAGGAAGGGCTGAAAATCTTCAAAGAATTAAACGACACGCTTGCTGCTTACATACAGGGGCAAATTGTTGTCTGTTTATTTGTCGGAGTTGCTTGTTTTATCGGATACTTATTAATTGGTGTGAAATATGCGCTCATTCTCGGCATTATCATTGCGATTACAAACGTGATTCCGTATCTTGGACCATATCTTGGCGCGGCACCAGCTGTGCTCATTGCCTTTCTTGATTCGCCTGGAAAAGCGGTTGTGACAGTAATTGTCATTCTTGTCGTCCAGCAAATCGATGGAAACGTGATTTCTCCGTTGATCATTGGGAAACGTCTTAATACACATCCATTGACCATTATCCTGCTATTAATTGGGGCAGGAAGCTTTGGCGGAATACTAGGTATGATCTTTGCGGTGCCTGTGTATGCGCTGCTCAAAGCCATCACATTGAATATTGTGAGATTGGTTCAACTGCGCCAGCGTTCTCGAAAAGAACAGCATTTAAACGTCTAG
- a CDS encoding YuzF family protein, which produces MAQQGSPQLVSLVDPYVYQTLQKVVGMRLIVQTVKDTVRGKLKEVMPDHIVIEAGPKSVFYVRIQQIVSVMPDHSERV; this is translated from the coding sequence ATGGCACAACAGGGAAGTCCGCAGCTTGTTTCATTAGTCGATCCATATGTTTATCAAACATTGCAGAAAGTGGTCGGTATGAGATTGATTGTTCAAACAGTGAAAGATACTGTGCGTGGAAAATTGAAGGAAGTCATGCCGGATCATATTGTGATTGAGGCGGGGCCAAAGTCAGTTTTTTATGTGCGGATCCAGCAAATCGTGTCGGTGATGCCTGATCACAGTGAAAGAGTGTAA
- a CDS encoding esterase/lipase family protein: protein MKKLICIVAVMLFLSSASYAYAGTIGDEPGTPGKWFKGEEPVQKEESKPPLVFVHGINSSSSTWFGRNDMAKQAVLNGYESAFIDLHPDQDMKRNGKLLAEKLKEIYDFFGRKLIVIGHSKGGVDAQSALVYYNAHPYVDKVITLGSPHYGTPLADLAYSKGGSWLAQILGQKSDALYSLQTGLMAAFRSETDRLETFPNKYVTYSGSEWGTFGGVLYLGGLYLKSFGANDGAVTVSSTRLSYANNILTGKWDHYSIKNGTSMFPVFQHQLLASISNAEKEDNPKQEPVSAEVNTDVYVKGGESEKDKTEAFYVEEGTNGLSIQWLNERQEAQPEIVAPNGDVLTNLKTSEASFPYEGAYSHHVQINKPVPGKWTIRSNSGKKAPYLLLVSFDSPLNEEIKIVAAKSGDASTHSSRLIKRLSKTVETVYFKDAQKDHPLKTSSSSAVQLKKEGAYSVTVHYTGLTTSGTSAFNRTVIRTLYVDQHGNIHGDIPY, encoded by the coding sequence TTGAAAAAATTAATCTGTATCGTTGCTGTCATGCTCTTTCTATCCTCTGCAAGTTATGCGTATGCAGGCACAATTGGAGATGAACCTGGTACACCAGGAAAGTGGTTTAAAGGCGAAGAGCCAGTTCAAAAAGAAGAGTCAAAACCCCCTCTTGTCTTTGTTCATGGCATTAATAGCTCTTCCTCCACTTGGTTCGGTCGTAACGATATGGCAAAACAAGCTGTTCTGAATGGATACGAGAGCGCATTCATAGATTTGCATCCAGATCAGGACATGAAAAGAAATGGCAAACTATTAGCGGAAAAGCTAAAAGAAATCTATGATTTTTTCGGTAGAAAACTCATTGTGATCGGTCATAGTAAAGGCGGGGTGGATGCACAGTCCGCACTCGTGTATTACAATGCCCATCCATATGTAGATAAGGTCATCACACTCGGCTCTCCTCATTACGGAACGCCGCTTGCGGATTTAGCCTATAGCAAGGGCGGGAGCTGGCTCGCGCAAATTCTTGGACAAAAAAGCGACGCACTTTATTCTCTGCAAACGGGTCTTATGGCGGCTTTTCGAAGTGAAACCGACCGATTAGAGACGTTTCCCAATAAATATGTCACCTATTCTGGTTCAGAATGGGGAACATTTGGCGGCGTGCTTTATTTAGGCGGATTGTATTTAAAGAGCTTTGGTGCAAACGATGGCGCTGTCACGGTAAGCAGCACAAGGTTATCGTATGCAAATAATATTTTAACGGGAAAATGGGACCACTATTCGATCAAAAACGGCACAAGCATGTTCCCAGTGTTCCAACATCAGCTGCTAGCAAGTATCTCAAATGCTGAAAAAGAAGATAACCCGAAACAAGAGCCAGTCTCTGCTGAGGTGAATACAGATGTTTACGTAAAAGGCGGTGAAAGTGAAAAGGATAAAACAGAAGCGTTCTATGTAGAGGAAGGAACGAATGGCTTATCGATTCAGTGGTTAAATGAAAGACAGGAAGCACAGCCGGAAATCGTCGCCCCAAATGGAGACGTCTTAACAAACCTTAAGACATCGGAAGCATCTTTCCCATATGAAGGCGCATATTCACACCATGTGCAGATCAATAAACCCGTTCCTGGAAAATGGACAATTCGATCGAATTCAGGAAAAAAAGCTCCTTATTTGCTGCTTGTATCCTTTGATTCACCATTAAATGAAGAAATCAAAATTGTTGCAGCGAAATCAGGGGATGCATCAACACATTCGAGCCGTCTGATCAAACGGTTAAGCAAAACAGTAGAGACCGTTTACTTTAAGGATGCTCAAAAGGATCATCCACTTAAAACGAGCTCTTCATCAGCCGTTCAATTGAAAAAAGAAGGTGCTTATTCCGTCACGGTTCATTACACGGGACTCACGACTTCAGGAACATCTGCGTTTAACCGTACCGTTATTCGCACATTGTATGTCGACCAGCATGGAAATATTCATGGAGACATTCCATACTAA
- a CDS encoding HD domain-containing protein, which produces MRKVTLMDVYTHPVAQKYLNRSGKAHAIACAYHAFKLAIQAGINPDLAVKAALLHDIGHYEWYTAGGEWDYETYRRNDIHAIKGAERAHKLLIRLGEEPKAAKDIALAILLHTDSYLPEGDLHKDTLQQIVKKADEMDEEPGGHHHYRQIDESLALKKITDLDQKVQQALQPMKRSV; this is translated from the coding sequence ATGAGAAAGGTTACATTAATGGATGTTTATACCCACCCAGTCGCTCAAAAATATTTAAATCGTTCAGGAAAAGCCCATGCGATTGCTTGTGCTTATCACGCATTCAAGCTGGCGATTCAGGCAGGAATTAACCCAGATCTTGCTGTGAAAGCAGCGCTCTTGCATGACATCGGTCACTATGAATGGTATACAGCCGGTGGAGAATGGGATTACGAGACATATAGACGGAATGATATTCATGCCATTAAAGGAGCAGAGCGGGCCCACAAACTGCTCATACGTCTCGGTGAGGAACCAAAAGCAGCCAAAGATATTGCGCTGGCGATTTTGCTTCATACGGATTCTTATTTGCCAGAGGGCGACCTGCACAAGGACACACTCCAGCAAATTGTGAAGAAAGCAGATGAAATGGATGAAGAGCCTGGCGGACACCATCATTACAGACAAATAGACGAATCACTTGCACTGAAAAAAATTACAGATTTGGATCAGAAGGTGCAGCAGGCACTTCAGCCCATGAAACGCTCTGTTTAG
- a CDS encoding (S)-benzoin forming benzil reductase: protein MRISIVTGGSKGFGLALVNRLLSRGDHVYTAARSVSPNSHPKLTHTQVDLTDEAAAAKWLQDILSPQTLADADDILFVNNAGMVTPIKRVGQGGREALHQHYTLNLVIPVLLSHVFADQIQSFKGKKTIVHLSSGAAKNPYKGWSAYCSSKAGLDMFMRTLHEEQQDEAHPIITFSFSPGTIDTDMQGEIRKSSKKDFEQIERFQQLYETGTLKSPDEVAGILLDLLSENPAGGCVYDAREYVKKQS, encoded by the coding sequence ATTCGAATTTCAATCGTTACAGGAGGATCAAAAGGATTTGGCCTAGCACTTGTGAACCGGCTGCTTTCACGTGGGGATCATGTGTACACTGCGGCAAGAAGTGTGTCGCCAAATTCCCATCCAAAACTTACACATACACAGGTCGACCTGACAGATGAGGCAGCAGCTGCCAAATGGCTTCAAGATATTCTGTCCCCGCAAACACTGGCAGACGCTGATGACATCTTATTCGTCAATAATGCAGGAATGGTGACCCCTATCAAACGCGTTGGGCAAGGCGGACGGGAAGCGCTTCATCAGCATTATACGTTGAACCTTGTCATTCCTGTTTTGCTGAGTCATGTATTTGCTGACCAGATTCAATCATTCAAAGGGAAGAAAACGATCGTTCATCTTTCTTCTGGAGCTGCTAAAAACCCATACAAAGGATGGAGTGCGTATTGCAGCTCAAAGGCGGGACTTGATATGTTTATGAGGACTTTACATGAGGAACAGCAAGACGAGGCGCATCCTATTATTACGTTTTCCTTTTCACCCGGGACGATCGATACAGATATGCAGGGCGAGATTCGGAAGTCATCAAAAAAGGACTTTGAACAAATTGAACGTTTTCAGCAATTATATGAAACAGGCACGCTGAAGAGTCCGGATGAAGTCGCAGGTATCTTGCTCGACCTTTTATCGGAGAATCCAGCTGGCGGATGCGTATACGATGCACGTGAGTATGTGAAAAAGCAGTCATAA
- the essA gene encoding type VII secretion protein EssA encodes MRLNLFVKGMALSVISLFLLIPAAFAAGEDTDTNVKPNEYQEKELNINSSILRDQTKYEQSKTTKKVKTDIHFAEPPKTSGGHLSPQLFSDLKENPPKTPARMMKEMNISFSDSAVSAPSVDDHEKQTSALLPIIFGFLIAAGIIVMIILIPKVNVKAEKK; translated from the coding sequence ATGAGGCTTAATCTGTTCGTGAAAGGGATGGCACTTAGTGTCATATCCCTTTTTCTCCTCATCCCTGCTGCTTTCGCTGCTGGTGAAGATACGGATACAAATGTCAAGCCGAATGAATATCAGGAAAAGGAACTCAATATTAACTCGAGTATATTGCGGGATCAAACCAAATACGAACAAAGCAAAACAACGAAAAAAGTCAAAACAGATATTCATTTTGCTGAACCGCCTAAAACGTCGGGTGGGCATCTTTCGCCACAGCTATTCAGTGACCTGAAAGAGAATCCGCCTAAAACACCAGCTCGTATGATGAAAGAGATGAACATCTCTTTTAGCGATTCGGCTGTATCAGCACCTTCTGTCGATGATCATGAGAAGCAGACATCGGCGCTGCTTCCTATCATCTTTGGGTTCTTGATTGCCGCTGGTATCATCGTGATGATCATCCTGATTCCAAAGGTGAATGTAAAAGCTGAAAAGAAATAG
- the esaA gene encoding type VII secretion protein EsaA — translation MTEQQKSSIKIVSTMILILILPVLFFHLIGDDPAKQKKNATRNIAVVNEDMGASESENTARFGQDVVAALSERPDYTWTVVNRSAAENGLKNRKYDAVLYIPSDFSKNVLSYDKDHPEKASIQFSIQDQLNAVNKEKVQRELENAQKKMNEQMSTLYWSFVSQEIGNVREEFEHIVGKEVEFQNTMYNFYKPNSNKLSDAVQQQKKQIEELKNAMADSQKQYKDGLSTTEEAKSQLKDFVKVVDQYQQYQDKQKDLLIKAQSTSKKQIQQGLKQLAEIQNQNARSFSDQMGGLKTDMNGVQSQLKTTDSAIQSVQKSREDAIPKQSTGLTKLVQESQEELIKKYEAQYLEDYKNKMTALLAKLEVKRDQLMDAPAPPADPGDDEPSGQDNENPEEIGINLDEEITELTQISTEMNDLADQLAEQETPPSTEAENATDGDDPAQPDNGTDGDNPTQPDDDSTNQSKDELKALSLRLEEVKKKIQEKATTHNDQLKDKVSQLSKELESLSKKVEKLEKKIQWLEDRYNEISNEIKNQESSILNKVKELKRRNSPIGNTFIEEIFDKEFNTKTTSTKKLMEYSNQLSQLEMMLGNVYQPSNNSSLVDTKPDEIQSIISIKKEETENWDTLNKQMLTSNDDVSTFIDEMQKFSDGYAEYISTQQASMEQELNTISESADNVAEQMADQGDAVYTADLAGSSIVVSAQDSIGQEVLRLSENMSSLTDRQKGVADYTNNIEESVTTVQEKADTLNENWSKNVDSTKLVQHDLNGILGNTLSDQGNSNYVYNHLANPLKISGDVPEEKTQTVPPVVILVIVMISSLLIGFFSSYYAAAPMLVKGALFGILNLLVGLMISLFGLNIYKLADDQAIQWSIFTILLLVTCSAFIRTAFLFGSIAGWMAATALIFFFVAPLIDLVMPNFHFTNPVTDVYMSIQYGNGDNFGMGIAGLVIVTVLLMAIPLVTKLWKDKTEERDVTHEA, via the coding sequence ATGACAGAGCAGCAAAAAAGCTCCATCAAAATCGTATCCACCATGATATTGATTCTTATTTTACCGGTTTTATTTTTCCATCTCATTGGGGATGATCCGGCAAAACAGAAGAAGAATGCTACACGTAATATTGCTGTGGTCAATGAGGATATGGGAGCGAGCGAAAGTGAAAACACCGCTCGTTTCGGACAGGATGTGGTTGCAGCATTATCAGAGCGTCCTGATTATACATGGACCGTAGTCAATCGGAGTGCGGCGGAAAATGGACTGAAAAACAGGAAGTACGACGCTGTCCTCTATATTCCGTCTGATTTCTCTAAAAATGTGCTGAGCTATGATAAAGACCATCCTGAAAAGGCATCCATTCAATTTTCGATTCAAGATCAGCTCAATGCAGTCAATAAAGAAAAAGTGCAGAGAGAGCTGGAAAATGCGCAAAAGAAAATGAATGAACAGATGTCGACCTTATACTGGAGTTTTGTGTCACAGGAAATTGGCAATGTCAGAGAAGAGTTTGAACATATTGTCGGCAAAGAAGTCGAATTCCAAAACACGATGTATAACTTCTATAAGCCAAATTCGAACAAACTGTCTGATGCCGTTCAGCAGCAGAAGAAACAAATAGAAGAATTAAAAAATGCGATGGCCGATTCACAAAAACAGTATAAAGACGGTTTGAGTACAACAGAAGAAGCGAAGAGCCAGCTAAAGGATTTCGTAAAAGTAGTAGATCAATATCAGCAGTATCAGGATAAACAAAAGGATCTCTTGATCAAAGCGCAATCCACAAGCAAAAAACAAATCCAGCAAGGGCTCAAACAGCTTGCTGAGATTCAAAACCAAAATGCCCGCAGCTTTAGTGATCAAATGGGTGGACTGAAAACAGACATGAATGGGGTACAAAGCCAGCTGAAAACAACTGACAGCGCCATTCAATCTGTTCAGAAATCGAGAGAAGACGCAATTCCTAAGCAATCAACGGGATTAACTAAACTTGTTCAGGAGTCTCAGGAAGAACTGATTAAAAAGTATGAAGCTCAATACTTGGAAGACTATAAAAATAAGATGACAGCCTTGCTGGCTAAGTTAGAGGTAAAAAGGGATCAGCTAATGGATGCGCCTGCACCACCAGCTGATCCTGGTGATGATGAGCCATCAGGTCAAGATAATGAGAATCCAGAAGAGATTGGCATTAATTTGGACGAGGAAATAACTGAACTTACCCAAATTTCAACAGAGATGAACGATTTGGCTGATCAATTAGCAGAGCAGGAGACGCCGCCTTCTACAGAAGCAGAAAACGCAACAGATGGTGATGATCCTGCTCAGCCAGATAACGGAACAGATGGGGATAATCCCACTCAGCCAGATGACGACAGTACGAATCAATCAAAAGATGAATTAAAAGCACTCTCCTTACGTTTGGAAGAAGTAAAAAAGAAGATTCAAGAAAAAGCCACTACTCATAATGACCAACTGAAGGACAAGGTGAGTCAGTTGAGTAAGGAGCTTGAGAGCCTCTCTAAAAAAGTAGAGAAGCTTGAAAAGAAGATTCAATGGTTAGAAGATCGATATAATGAAATCTCGAATGAAATCAAAAATCAGGAATCTTCTATCTTAAATAAGGTGAAGGAGCTGAAACGTAGAAACTCGCCGATTGGAAACACCTTTATTGAGGAAATTTTCGATAAAGAATTCAATACAAAAACAACAAGCACCAAAAAGTTAATGGAGTATTCCAATCAACTCTCACAGCTAGAGATGATGCTCGGTAATGTCTATCAACCATCAAATAACTCATCCTTAGTCGACACCAAACCAGATGAAATCCAGTCCATCATTTCCATCAAAAAAGAAGAAACAGAGAACTGGGACACATTAAATAAACAGATGCTGACGTCAAACGATGATGTGTCTACTTTTATTGATGAGATGCAGAAGTTTTCAGATGGCTATGCAGAATATATTTCGACGCAGCAGGCAAGCATGGAACAGGAATTAAACACAATTTCTGAAAGTGCGGACAATGTTGCTGAGCAAATGGCTGATCAAGGAGATGCAGTGTATACGGCAGACCTTGCAGGCAGTTCAATTGTCGTCAGTGCGCAGGATTCAATCGGTCAGGAAGTGCTTCGTCTTTCTGAAAATATGAGTTCGTTAACCGACCGCCAAAAAGGGGTGGCAGATTATACGAACAACATTGAAGAAAGTGTGACAACGGTTCAAGAAAAGGCGGATACGCTGAATGAAAACTGGAGTAAGAATGTAGATTCAACGAAGCTGGTTCAGCATGATTTAAATGGTATTTTAGGAAACACATTAAGCGATCAAGGCAATAGCAACTATGTATATAACCACTTAGCCAACCCGCTGAAAATTAGCGGGGATGTGCCGGAAGAAAAAACGCAGACTGTACCGCCAGTGGTCATTTTGGTCATTGTGATGATCAGCAGTTTATTGATTGGCTTTTTCAGCTCGTATTATGCGGCGGCTCCGATGCTGGTCAAAGGTGCACTGTTTGGCATTTTGAACCTTTTAGTTGGACTCATGATCAGCTTGTTTGGACTTAATATCTACAAACTCGCAGATGATCAAGCGATTCAATGGTCGATTTTCACGATTTTGCTGTTGGTGACTTGTTCAGCCTTTATTCGCACGGCTTTCCTTTTCGGATCTATTGCCGGATGGATGGCAGCAACGGCGCTTATTTTCTTCTTTGTCGCACCGTTAATTGATTTGGTGATGCCGAATTTCCACTTTACAAATCCGGTGACAGACGTGTATATGTCGATCCAATACGGGAATGGGGACAATTTTGGAATGGGCATCGCAGGGTTAGTGATTGTAACTGTCCTCTTAATGGCCATACCACTTGTGACAAAGCTATGGAAAGATAAGACAGAGGAACGTGATGTGACACATGAGGCTTAA